The nucleotide sequence CACCTGAAGAACAAAAGAGTAGCTAAAATGTTTGGTGAGCTGAGCAAAGCCTGGAGCTCTGGAGAAGAGATGTGTGAAGTGTTTTAATTTGACTGGACTTGCACTGAAGCTCACACTGAAGCTCACACTGCTCTGCAACTCACTGGGTTTTCCCTGAAGTtagaaaataaggaaaaatTACAATGGAATTTAAAGAAAATCGATGGGATCTAAGGATATTACCTGGGGaaagtttttggtttttttaatgggcagtttttcacttttttgagGTTTATTAGTTCGATAATTATAAGAAAAGAATTAAATATGCAACACTTGTGAAAGTTAGtcatttcagacatttttaagcaaaaaatgacatttatcatttatgaTAAATTGAGTAGCTCTTTCGGCTGTTGGTGGAATGAAACCTATGTGGACACATCACCTTGGGCTGcaggaaaaaagacaatttaattattattaatcaattaaagaagaaaataagcAAAGTAAGTAATAAAGAGtgaaacacttggtttcagCCCTAATGTGTGGATTTACACGGTGCAGACAGTGAGgtggttgtgtgtgtaaatgtgtgtttgtgtgttacatTCACAGGCCTCAAGAGCAGCACAATGAGGCACAGCCCCGTGCACGGACCTGACCTGCAGTCCCAGTGCCTTCACCGACAAAAAAAATGCTCCTGGCTCGGTTCTTTCCTGTCTGACATTAAAGGAGAATACCACCAATCCTCAGCATTCACGTGTTATTTTCACACCGTTAATAACTTCACAactttttgtttgtaaatgtcAATACTGTCTGCTGTAACGTAAAAGTTTACCTAAATAAAACACCACAGGGATGAACATGTTTGAGAAATACTTTGAAGGTCACTGTGCTTGTGCCTGAACTACAAATACAAGAGGTGTTTATGTCCAGGTGATTACTCACTAAATTCACAGTCTAATAGTTATTGGCAAAAGGTGTTCATCAGTATCATGGGATTAGCCATCTACACTCATTGATAGATTATTGCTGTCCATATAAATAAGTATGCATGGTCTTACATTGAGTGGCATTCTCCTTTATGGTACTTGACTTCACGTAGTGTTGCCCACGCAGGTCACCCCTCGTTGTCACCTGCTCCTGAGTTGGAGTTGGTTGGAGACAATACAGAGGGGGTGCATCTGCACCGACCTCTCTCGTCCACAGCAGCCTGTGTGTCGGCCGTGACAGCTGGGACCACAGCTGCTTTCGCCAACCACACCTGGGGCCCTGTGATGCAACAGGCGAGAATAAACCCTGCTCTAAAGCCAAGCTGGCAGAAACCCCTCCCCCCAAATATCCCTCAAAGATTTAGTTCAGTGAACCTCAATTACACTCAAACTACTTCAGTGGAAAGGCGGCAGGGggggtggaggagaaaaaaaaaaaagaacacaaaatgtacaacaacagaaaaacacacaactgaaataGCTAAGAGAAGCCAAAAATAGCAACAGGAGCGGTCGTGACGTTGCAGATGTGTGCAGAGGCCGGCGGGGTGGGCAGTAGGGAGTCAAGTCGAGGAGTGGCTGTAGTGGTCCTCAAGAAATGTGCGCCAGCATTGTGGCCACGGTTGCCATGTCAGCGGCACATTAAGCACCCTTAGACAGAACAAGTACAGAGACACGGCCATATTTTAAATCAACAGTGGCAGGGTGCTGCGACAGCCTCagctgccctctctctctctcactcctccacCCCATTGGGCCCACATCCCTCTCTTGTATTTTGTTCGTTGATTCGTTTTCATCTTTTAGTCGTTAGGTACTCCGTGGTGCTGTGGTCCCTTGACACATAAGCAGAGAATTCTCTGTTTCAGGCGTCTGGCcagagtttgttgtttttgattttcagtcattgtgtgtttttgtaaatccCAATAAATTttcagagcctcctgtgtccgTCCAGAGGCGGGCACGGTCAAGTCCTCAGCCCGGGAGGCAAACTTTGCCGGCAAACAGCAGTCCCACTATGgtgaagaagatggagaggaCAAATAGCACGTACGACGAGCCGACCACTGTGTTGTTGGGCAGCTTGTACGGCTGACCTCCCACCTCGTTGATATAGAAGCCTATAGGGAAGATGAGCGCTGCCATACAGAAGAGGATCACTGGATGAGGAAGGAGCGACAGAGAAAATGTTAGTTTATGGTTTAGACACAAAGACAATTCTGCACAGACAAAAAACTTTACTCTTCTGATATGTTTAAGTCCTAAAGATGGTTTTTAATACACAATAACGTCATAAGAAGATAcaagagtttgtttttgtatttgtcaacAACAAACCACTTCTTAAATGTCTCTGCTTACCAAAGCTGAAAAGGAGTACATTAAGTAAAGCGTTACTAAAACCTAAGGTAAAGACATCTGACTTCAGCCTTTGTTCTCCACACAAGATGCAGAACGTACTCAACATAGGCTGCTCAAAGTGAATTCAATTTTAGCAACTTCATTAGTGAGATGCAATAGAGCTTGTCAAACGGCTTTGAAGCAGCTGTTACACTAAGCAGAGGCATGGCACCGAGATCAGTGACTCTGCCTCATGGTTTTTAGGGAGATGAGAGAGAGTCCGACGCACTGTGACACACATTGTTCTGTTAAGTGACTTTAAGGTATGaagaatttatttaaaaataggTAACATGCCAAAGTTTATGCAGTGAAGCCGAACGAAGCTGCACTATAGATATATTAATAATGGCTATTAAGTCAGGATATGTGAATATACAGTAAGCAGGTGTTAACTCAGACTTCCTTAGTAACTCGTTTTTCTATGTGCATGTTAACATACTGACTGAAATCTGCATCAAACCCCGTGGGATCAATTAGTGTGCTGACCACATGCTGAGAATCCCTGCAGTCACAATAGACAGCGCTCTAAAAAAGGCCACGTTGTGATgttctgctcagtgtgtgtcaggTTCGTTAGCGAGgtctgcagggggggggggagtgaatACAAAGTCTGTGACTCGATAACAAAGTGGTCACTAATTAAAAAGCctattttttctctcctgtctctgtTGAAGATGTTATTCTGAAGGTTCAAGTTCAGCTCCGAGTCCACTTATGTAACACTTAGTGACGTTAAACGATGACACTTCAGTGAATCAAGGGCAGAGAAGCtccattgaaatgaaaatagtttgttttttgatgaAAGGGCACAATGGATATTTATTCTGCTTTAGACCATCGCTGAGTCCTGCTCGTCTTCGACAGTGAACATGCACCAGGAGAATGTGCCTGACTGCACTGAGACCTGTTTCTGTGTGCTTCATAAAGTCTCAACGTCAATCACATAAGTGTTGAGCAGAATTACAGGTACTCTAACTCAAAGTATGTCAGTTCTTTAAAGTCAACTTTGGCTGCATCAAATTATTTTGGTCACATCCACTGTGTGTAATCCACTTGGTGACAGCTCACAAGACTATTTTTagctttctatttttattcatctttcAGAGCTGTCCAGTACCTAAGGGATAATTTATCCTGGTCTCAAACATCTCAATGATGTCGCCATTAACAGTTTGTACCATTCAGTACAATAGTGCAGCCATCTGGATACTGGGCTGAGAAGACCTCTTTCTGTCTTGCGGCTGTTAATCTGGTAATCAATATCTATAATTCAGACCAGggattaaatatttcaaaagggGTGGGAGATATGGATAAATCATGGCAAGAACAGGCAGGCTTCTCCGATTTGTTTTTGGCTCATCCAGCTATTTTTATCTTCGGCAAAGTAAAGTGCTTTATGAAGGTTTTACATCAGTTAAAGGCTAAATCGTAAAGAAATACAATTACCAAAGGTAGGGAGATAATCATTTTGTCTTACTATATGTCAAAAAAATAGCTTGCTGCTGTAATAGATTTGAAAAAGTTCAACATTATAGTTTGACATAGTTTTATACTTCTGTTACATGTTTCTGCCAGATTGCTGCAGTGCTGacagtacattttaaatatacCCCTGCATTGTCTGACATGCACGCCattaccatagactgtatataaagatggatcaTATGTCTacacttcctctcactatccagGAATACAGATTTGAATGCTGCCATTTGGAGCCAGACTCTGTGCAGTAGCCATTGGGCCATGGAGCCGCTATCAAGGTCCCAAcgatatacacacacaaccagcTTTATCGGTGAGTTAATTGAAGTGCATCTAATGGTCCACTGATTGATTGTAGACACACTGTACGGCACACAATGCAGCAATTGAGCAAAAGaccaagttagagatctcttGCTTGGTCATCAAATGTATGCAGTTACCGTTTATTTATTGCTAATGtatgtaatgtgttttatttattacttcaCTCTCACTTCACCCCCACATCTGACCAGCACACCTTAGGGAAATGCTGCTGGTGTGTGCATATAGCCTCACAGACACAGGTCTGTGCTGGTCATACAAAGCTGTCCATTCAGGTACCAGTGGCCTTGAGTCAGTTAAACTAGAGACTGCCCACCTCCTCTCAACCCTCTTCACCTGTTTGCCCCAATTGAACCACACATTTTCTCCAACTTCACTTTATTCTTCCTCCACCACCAGGTTGAAGTAAACTGGAATTATCCTTTACGGCAACAGTGCTCCTGGGAACAGTCAAAGCTTTAGAATGTTTTATACCCTGCCCCTGATTTATTACTCTCCACAATTCCATCACAACTGTCTACAGGGAGTTTCCAGGACTTCCTGGCTTGGCTTTTTAAATCGAAGTCACAGATTGACTCCTGTCAAACTAAAAATATAACTCGGCATAAATCATCTGCCACAGCAATGGTTCCGAATTAAAGTTAATTtgcatcaacatttaaaaaaaatgttctcaaTTTGTCAGTAAATGTACATGGATGGATGGgtacatttgcatttttagtcatttataattaaatctataataagaaaatgtgcaaaaagcATCATTGGTCAGAATACTTTCTGAAGCAGCTGCATCTGCCAAAAGTCATTATTCCCTATaacctttaataataataatataataattatctTCATCCTTTAAAACTGTACAAACAATATACAACTTTCTAATATGGCCAACAGAAGCTAAGCAAGGGAGACAGATTTGACCTTACTGGGTTGAAAGTTTATGGACGTGGAGTCGGGACGTTGTAAAACTGGAATTCATTGGATACTTGCAAGTGATTAAGAGGAGCTACGAGCCCTAACTATGAATCTGCATTTAGTTTGGTAGGCAAAAGAGAGACTGGATGCTTGTATAAATCCTTCGGCAACTTTTCAAACAAAGATGCCACAGTGTCATGAAAAATGCACCAAGCtttgaaacaataaaacagtacAGAGCACTGTGGCTTCACATGCCACTGCTCCATCTGTACGAGTGTGCTTAAGGCCGTCTACTGCCTTAACTAACCAATCAAACGTCATCCTCCCACACATCCTTACGAAACCAAACCAGCCACAGAGCATGAGATGGATGCTGAGTTATTATCGGTGCCAGAagtgttttgggggggggggagaaaaaccgTGAGCAGCAGCGTTCAAGGTAAAGAGGAAGAGAACACACTGTGGCACATAAACCACCCACTCAGGTACCAGACGAGCTGCATTACTAAATAAATCAGCTTCAGGGAGCAAgtaacacactcataaacatacGCACAAACAAATACACGTCACTCtcataaacagaaacacactgatgtCCTGCACATATCCACACTTGTAAATTACAAGTGAATaactaaactaaaaacattATTCAAACTGATTCAGCTGCATCTCTTTAACCATTCCCCCCCTGAAGAGACTATGTGCATGAATATACTAATGTAGTAAAGGTTACTTCAAGACAGAtgcagtgagacagagaggaaagtgaGAAAGCTCTGGAGGAACTGTGCTGACAGCAAGTCTTGTAAAGCATAACTCTTTGCATGTCGTGTGAATCTCACTGTCTCGTTCACTTACTGCCAGTGAAGGCAATCCAGCGGGCGTATTTGGTGGCTTCTCTGCGCCAGTGTGATGCCACCAGCAGTCCACAGGTGACTGTGAGAGAGATGATGCCCATTATGATGAAGAAAAGTGTGGTGACCCACTCCGGGGGCAGCCGCGGTGGGATGCAGGTCCGGTCTCTTCCGTGGATCGTCTGACATTGCCGGACTAGACCAACCGTAAGGgcacctgcagagagaggatgaaTGATGATGTGTGTCAGTCAAATATTGGGATATTCTGGGACACATTAGGCCTCAATCTCCTCTAAATTATTCTGAGCAACACTCGCAGAACTCCCTGTATAAATTGCATATtcgttttgttgtttttatattagtGCAAGCAGATGAAGTGTTCAGACCACAGCAGGTTCAAGGTAATTACAGCTAAAACAGCCTGTATCTCAAAGAATACACATCTGAatgaggaggggaaaaaaatagatAGCAAAAATGATAATAGTCTCCTGGTGAAGACAAACAGTGAAGCGAGTGATGATTTACTGCCTCAATTAATGATATGGTCCAGGGAGGGAAGACCACAGCATAGCAGCTCATCTCCTGCAAAGTGAAATAGGAacaggtgaaggaggagaaatggAAACCAGAGAGATGctcctttaatttgtcaccaCTTCAGTGCTTGCTATAGAAGCTGAGGACTTGCTTTCTTCACACTAGTGGGCCCAATTATGCCAGTGGCCAACATTTCTTCTTGCACTTCTACTCTCAGGAAGAGAAGGCGAGGACTAAATCAATCCTGCCAATTACTGAATCTATCCCACGCAGATAAGACACTTTATACAGACACAAAACCTGAAGAATTTGCTGTGATAGCAGAAGCATTTGCAGAAGCTTTAAAGGGTCAATAATCTCTGTGTATATACACTGCAAGTCAGGGTCCTCCATGCCAGCCTATAACCACCAACTCTTCCCTTCCATCCTCTAATTGTTCCATCTAGAATCTTTAATGTGTAAGTTACATCTGCTTTCACAAAACTATGACATGACATGCTGCTTTTCTGTACTTATCCATAACTGATCATACAAATGGATTCATGAGAAGAGCTCTGCCAGAGCCTGAGTGTGAAGGCCAGTACTCAGCAGGAATATGCTGCAGCCACTCTGGAGAGAAGCAATTCAATTAGAGCACATCCACCAGGGAATTTCTACCTGAGTAAGCAGAACAGCAAGGTAAGAAAGGAGGACTCTAAACAATGGACTACATGGAAAGCAGGTTATATTTGAAAATTTGCTGGGGTAGCGATGTGAGAGGTTTCATTAGTGAACAGAATAACTGGATAATGTGGATTGGTTTAAGGGTGGCAGATAGCGGCCGTACACCACATGCTTTGACACTTTGCacgtgtataaatatatataatataaaaagtgTTAATTAGGTTAATTTTATGTGTGCTGGTCAAAAGCACGATAACAAGACACATATTCTACCATGTCTTCCCATCCTGACCCATTCCAAAtccatccaccaagtttcatagaaATTGGTTCAATAGATTAAACACTGGTGGAATTATAAACCTTCTAGGCAGACCAAAATAATAACCCATTCACTAATAGGCAAGCCCATGTGGACGACATCATGAAGTTTCAACAGCGAATCAGCCGGTGGTCATAAATGAGACAAGTACGCAGGCTGGAATTTCAGAAGGTCGAACATGGAACGTTGTCAACCAGACATTTTTTAACCTATGTGTAATGATCTTTGTATTTGCAAACAATGGTTGTATGATGTCGCTAACCAAAACCACTGAGTCTAAACCACTTGgaacaaaaaaagcaaagctTGTGAgagagatgtgtttgtgttgctctggaGGTGTGGTGGGTTGTGCAGGCTGTCCACAGGAAATCCTGATCCTTTTAATAACACCCAGTGAAAGCAGTGCTTTTACAGtaacaaccaaacacaaacctAACCCTTCTGgactcacacaaacaatgtcCCTGGTTCAATAGAAACGTCTTGGGAGTCTGTGTACCTTTGTGAGTATGTAAGCTATATAAGCTGCAGAACTGAAGGCTTTACATTTCCTGTTACAGGCAGAAACACCTACCTTAGAAAGATCTTACACCCCACACATAAACAGACTGACATCTGAGAAAACTTATTATAGAAATGTTTTCTGCCTCCATTTTTGACTTTATCTGTATTATTCTCTGCGAAAATACAGTTCTCCttgtgaagatttttttttgcaataatagccaaaagaaaacaatgtagaTCATAGCTAACAGAAAATGCCACGTGAAGGACCCAAGAGCTTACTCAACAGCCTGTTCCTAAAGTCGGTGCAGAGTAACCTTGAACAAATTAAGGAACAGGAGGTTAGCAAGGTTAAGAAAGCAGGGACTAGTGCTGGGAACAGGAGAGCATGAGGCAAAAGTTTTATAACTGTGGCTAATGGCACCAGTTTATGACCATTTCTTCTGGATCCCCTGGCCTCCTGCTGTTTCACTAGCTCTCAGTGGAATTCTTGGCCTGCAGCAGGCAGACAtgagctgcttttagacatgcgcTGAGTTCCGCCGCTCCTCTGAattttctccggaggaggtTTATGCGTGAACgaaaatgtccgagtgagaggcgccggattatctgcagactttctccgtCTAGTATGAAGTCTGTAGGAAGTCATCAAAAAAAAAGTCACGTGATCCCCGCAACAAAGTCAATACGTCACCTCTTGcccctgcctgctgcacccgggtgttccacctctcgcctgaataatgcagaggatttgttgcggTTGTGAACACCTCTGTGCAGCGAACCTCCCACTGTggtatgcatgtgtgaaaggcaaactctgggtaaactctggACCCAATTTACTGGTCACGTCTAATTACAGCTGTGTTGTGAGTCACAGATCCAGGTAAACAACTGAAGAAACAGACCCAGGGGACGTTCAGGTGAACAATTAGACGATACATTGGGAAACCGTTAGCATGGTTCTGTCTAAAGGTGCCAGTACTTCACTAATTAACACATTATGTGTAATTTGTTTAATCTGGATACAAAATGTGAATTGTGCCCAGACAATAAATAGtcgaatttaaaaaaaaagcaaaatatgacaaataccTCAATCGCACCTAATGgcaggaagagggggaaagGTCATCGTGGGGTTGGGGTGGCACACTTTCAATAAGTTGTAGATGCTTTGCCAAGGGAAACAACctttgctttctgttttttatggCTGCATCCTATTGATCACTCTGTGAAGCAAAAGGATGCAATGTTTTGTTGACAGGCACAAAAAGTCCATTTCTAGCTCAATTTTATGCCTCCATCCTGCCGTTATCCTTCAGTCAGCTCTGCACTCACTATGATCAAAATACTCCTCACACCAGGTCTTAGTCCAAATGAGAGGAAATGAGGGCCGTGTCTGCTCATCTCCAGCATGGTGATGCTGTCATTAGCAGAGCTTAGGGGGTGCTGCTGTTTATAAGCTCTGAAGGATGAGTCAAACAGGCTTCTGAACTTTTGGTGGGTGGCAACAACAGCTGCTTGTTCTGCCGCTGCTGCTCGGGGCTTTACCAGCACCCACTTGCATTGTAGGGGCACCGGAGCAAAGCCGTATGTGGTCCAAACTCACATACAACGATCCACATGCAAGAAACACCCTCTATAATAAATACAAAGGAACTAATGTCCAGTGTTTAACAGCAGACAACCAACGTGATCATCCTTGCCTAGTAACAGTAACTGTTAAATAATGAAGTGAAGATGAAGTGCTGATTTACAAGAAATTCATCCTTTTCACTGTCACATTGTCCACAGTCAGCTTCCTATTTATAAACTGTGTTGATGAAATATGCTCACAACAGTGTCTCAGTTGACTTATCTCCTATAAAGAAATTATCAAATTTTGCTATCATGCAATTCCTTGTGGGGGAACTTTATCAAAATATAGCACGATAAATTTTGGACTGGTAATACAGCAAAATGTCATTCGTTGGGAATGTACACTATGCTATGAAATAACAGGAATTGTGCGTTTTGGATTGCTTCTATTTTAACATACTAGCACCCAACAACAGATATATATTTAATTGGATGAGTAGAAAATCTGGTTGCCAACTCACTCCTACTGAAGATTAAGCACAAAATGGAGCTTTTCAATTATTGTCAAACCAATTCTGAGCAAGTGAAAGAAGTTAAGTAAGACACAGTTGAAAAGTCCCAAACTACAGGCAAAGAAATACCTGCtgcaattaaataaatgttgagcCATTAGAGTCACAGATTGAGCCCATCGATTAATTGGTTTTATTAGCCTTCCACAGATTTATCaatatcttgtttatttttgccgttatttatattttacagagtAAACATTGCAGTAATTATATGCATTTATGTTAACATTGtacacaaaaatgtgtttgttttcttcattgaAGTTCTATATTATTggcaatatttgtgttttatctttatttatagttatgtATAACAAAGCTTAGagttaaatctaaatattaaatatggACACAAACATATTAGCCAATCAATATATACCAAAGATTATGAACTCGCTAATACCGTGTTGGCATCTGCCCCTGAAATCCATATAAGTCGGGGCTATGCTACagctgttttttcttcttcaaatcTGTGCATCAGAACTACATTTTTCTGGCCTGTAAATTGAATCTACATTCAGTTCTGACTCTGTACAGTGGTTTCTGTCCTTGCCCGTCGGTGAAACAGGCTGGACTGAAGTCAAAACTGCTGGCTCTGCAGCTGAGGAACTCAATAATATAGGCTGGGCCTGGTTTCAGTAGCTTTGTATCAATGACACACTCTGTCCTTGTGCTTTGAAAAGGGATACTTAAAATAACACAGCTTAGTATTCTCCTGTTTCGTTCTCATTTGAGTTTTTACACAGCGTCAGACTCAGACGATAACAGTAGTAGCATGTTTGGAGCAGCAGTGATTATTAACTGCAATTTTTTTTCAggcatttttttgttgtttaagaTATACTGTAACATGACAATTTTTCAGTGAGTCAGTTTTTCAATGTACTAAAACCTAAAGCTATTATAACTAATATGAAAGAAATGTGGAGAGTGTCTACTTCAGTGACATTCTGGCAGTAAAATGCATCTTGTATCCTGATACTATCTAGGTATCATTTTAACCTGATTACACTTTCACCTGCTATTATTGTGTGTCTCTAGAGATCTGACTGAGATCTGATCTCTCTGTCCGGCTCATGTCAACACCTCTTTGTTTGCATGGGTCAAAAAATGTTggatagatttaaaaaaaagaaaaaaaagaacatgaggAGTAGAAGATGGTAACTATCTGTGGAGCTGTGTTATTATGTCTCCTTGCTTTTGAGTTTCATCTCCTCTCAAAGACTATATAATGTCTATAGTTGAGGgctgttttgtgtatttactgGCTAATCACTGAAAAAGTACTGGTATGGAATAGTCATGCATGGTAATGTATGTCTGCACATGTAAATGTTGTATGAGGATTGACAACGCACTTGCAATTACACTCGTGTTTAGTTTTGTCATAATGTGCCTCAGACCATATCTAGAGGTGGTTTGGCCAATTGGATCAAATCCATTCTCAATGTGTCTTGGGAGCATTTTCATCTCTACTTTCACGTGATATCTGCTATCCAATCTCCAAAAACATGGTTTAAAGCCAGGAGTAAATGGTGTAGGAGTTTTTTGGGCACCATGAAAACTCTGGCACTGACACCATCTGCAGCAGGATGTTAGAGCTGATGCAGCTCCTCAGTGCTAAGTGGATAAGCTATACAGATACAAGGAATATATCATGATCCTCGCTTTTTATGTTTTACCGGAAAACTCGTGTCTTAACTCATCCTCTGGgttaagaaaatatttcatttctgtgaTGCTGCCCAGCCTGCCACACTGTTGCTCCTGTATTACTCTGCATACAACTGAGCAGCTAAAAAGATCGCAGCCATTTAACTGACAACATGTGGGTTGACTCAGGGGTTTCTCGACTGATGCACCAACTCATCAACTGCTGAGGGAGAGCACTAGTGGATAACATATACTTTAGGGCAATAAATATCCTCCACTGTGGAGAGAAATGTGAGATTATTTACAACCACTGACAATAGGATGGTAAAGTGGAAAAAGCATTTTATCATGGTTAAAGAAACTTCTTGCTTAAGAAGCAAAAGAGTCACCATTTCAATTTGTAATCTTCAACAGTATTTTTTCCAGCTTCATTCAAACGCACTTTGCAATAATCTCAGGTTAAAGTGACGTTGGACCAGTAAGTGTAACTACTTCATTCGTAAACAGAGAGTGATTTCTAGTTGAGCTAATTCTGATGCTGttggttttaaaataattaagtgAACTATAACGGAAGTTTTACAAACTGGTGGAAGAATATTTGCCCAGAAGTATCTTTGTGAAAGGGTTTGATGCTGAAATTGcagggttttttgttttttttaaaaactacattATGGATGGGTGCAGGAGCGTTATGAAAGCTTGTCTGTGCCTGGATGTGATTTAGCATTTTTAattgtatgcgtgtgtgtgcatacaggGTGCTTCAGCAGTCATTCAGGCGCTAGAAAATGGCATAAACTGTGGGAACAAGTATCTGTAGGAGGGGCCGTCTTCAGCAATCTGCTGAGAATCACAGTTTTTGTCTTGACACTACTGCAACAATGGCTTTGTCTTGAAACTCAGCACAGGAAATAAACTTCAGCCTTTACTCCCTGAGGATATCACACTGAGGTGAGGACAATGCAATAGATCAACATTTTGTCTTTAGCAATGAGTGTCATTAGTGCTTCTTCTTCAAGTATGCCAATTCTCTGAGGGTTTGGCTTTTTGTGTGTCAAAGCTTGGCCTAAAGGTCGGCTTTCAGGAGCGGGGCCGACAATTACGAGAAACTGGGGTCATAAGTGTTAAATGACTACCGTTTGTTTTCTTATGCGCTCTTACTTCAAAAAAACCTTTGATCATATCACTTGACCAAAGCAGGAACCAAACAGCCACCCACTCCCTTAACATGTCTGTTTCTCTGAACATGTCTGTCGCTCTGAGTACAAAGACGACACGCAGAGCTCCTACAGGGGCAGGTTGTCAAGAAAGCCAGGAACCAGAGGTCAGCTAATTGGTCATCAAAGGCTCTTTTTTCATAATAGCTTCCAATAGAGCACTAGTATGTGAAATGGGTTAGACAAAGTAATGTCATCTGTCCATGGTCAAAAACAGTGGAAGATCTAACATAATTTATTCACAGTTACAAATACGGCAAGAAATGAGGCTCTTATTAGATTGAATACCATTAAGCAGCTATAATAGAGACCCAACAATCAGCTATTTGAAATGGAAGTGTCCAAATTAGCAGAAGACAGTGAAACAGAGCTGCAGGCAGAGACTATAAAAA is from Paralichthys olivaceus isolate ysfri-2021 chromosome 5, ASM2471397v2, whole genome shotgun sequence and encodes:
- the mosmoa gene encoding uncharacterized protein C16orf52 homolog B, with protein sequence MDKLTIISGCLFLAADIFAIASIANPDWINTGESAGALTVGLVRQCQTIHGRDRTCIPPRLPPEWVTTLFFIIMGIISLTVTCGLLVASHWRREATKYARWIAFTGMILFCMAALIFPIGFYINEVGGQPYKLPNNTVVGSSYVLFVLSIFFTIVGLLFAGKVCLPG